CGGACAGGCCGTTTCACCTGCTCCGACACGGGTCACGCCGGCGCCGCGCCGGGCCGGCGACGGTCACTGCGTTGCCAGCGCATCCCGCGACTGGAATCATTCGAGTCCGCCCGCCGGGCGTCCCGCCGCCCGGCCGGCGAATCCGCCAGCACAGCCGCCCGACGGGACGGCCAGCCTCATTTCGGGAACGGAAACGCCATGCCACACGTCGCATTAACCGACCATTCCGCAGCCGCCCCGCAGCGGCGTGCCGACGAGGTTCACGCCCTGCTCGACCTCGCCTCGGAGCTGGCCGACAAGGAGCTCGCGCCCCGGGCGGACGACTTCGAGGCACGCGCCGAGTTCCCCCGCGCGGTGCTGCGCACCCTGGGCCGGGCCGGCCTGCTGAGCCTGCCCTACCCCGTCGATTACGGCGGCGGCGGGCAGAGCTACGAGACGTACCTGGCCGTGTTGGAGATCCTGGCCCGCCGCTGGCTCTGCGTCGCCCAGTCGGTGAACATCCACGTGCTGTCCTGTTACGGGCTGGCCCACCACGGCAGCCCGGAGCAGCGGGAGCGGCTGCTCCCGGAGATGCTCGGCGGGGACCTGCTCGGCGCGAACTGCGTCTCCGAGCCGGAGGCCGGCTCGGACGTGTCGGCGATCGCCTGCCGGGCCACCCGGGAGGACGGCCACTGGACGGTCACCGGGACGAAGGCCTGGACCAGCCACGCCGGCCAGGCGGACTTCTACAACGTCTTCTGCCGTACCGGCGGGCCGGGGGTGCGTGGCCTCTCCCTGCTGCTGGCCGACGCGCGGCTGGCCGGTCTGCACGTGCAGCGACCGGAACGCAAGATGGGCGTCCGGTCGTCGCCGACCGCGACCGTGGTGTTCGACGGCGCCCGGGTGCCGGCGGACCGGATGATCGGCCGGCCCGGCAAGGGTTTCCTGATCGCCACCGGGCTGTTCGACCGGGGACGGCTGGGCATCGCCGCCTGCGCGGTCGGGCTGGCCACCGCGGCCCTGGAGCACGCCCTGGCGTACGCCCGGAGCCGGCAGCAGTTCGGCCAGCCGGTCGCCGAGTTCCAGGGGGTGAGTTTCCTGCTCGCCGACATCTCCACCCAGCTCGCCGCGGCCCGCGCGCTCGTCCGCGAGGCGGCCCGCGCGTTGGACGCGGGCGCCGACCCCAACCACGTGACCGCGATGGCCGCCCGGGCCAAGCTGTTCGCCACCGACACGGCCATGCGCGCCACCACCGACGCCGTGCAGATCCTCGGCGGGTACGGCTACGTGCAGGACCATCCGGTCGAACGCTGGATGCGGGAGGCGAAGCTGTTGCAGCTCATCGAGGGCACCAACCAGATCCAGCGGGTAGTGATCGCCCGCAACCTCTGAGCGGGCGCGGCCGGCGGCACGCTTACCGCGTTCCGCCGGCGGCACGCTTACCGCGTTCCGGCCCGCCCGGCGCTGAGCGTCGACGTGCCCCGGCCGGCGCCGGGCGTGGGCGGGCCGCCCCGGGCGGCGTCGGGCTTCGGCGGGCCGACCCGGGCACCGCCGGGCGTCGGCGTGCCGTGCAGCAGCGCCGCCAGGGCGTCCCGCAGGGCGCCGGCCGGGTCGGGGTCCGCCGTGGTCGCGCGCCAGGCGACGAACCCGTCCGGGCGGACCAGCAGCGCGCCGTGGTCACCGATGCCGACTGTCGTCGTCCAACCGTCCGGGTCGGCGACCTCCCGCCCCGGGCCGACCCGGTACGCCTGCAGGCCGACCGGGAACCAGTGGGCCGCCTCGGCCGCCGCCGCCCACCACGCCGTGCCGTCCGCCCCGGTGAACAGGGTGAACCGCCCGGCGACCAGGTCCAGGCTGGAGACCCGCCGACCGGCCGGCGCCAGCCAGCCGTGGGGAAGCCGGGAGCCCGGCGCGCCGTCGAGCGCCCGCCCGACGTCCTCGGTGGACGGTGGCGTCGGCTGCGGGTTGACCACCGCCGCCGAGTCGTAGCGGTAGCCCAGGTGCACCACGGGGGCGTTGACCGCGCCGGCCGCGGCCCGTCGGGCGGCGCCCTCGGCCCCCCGGGCCCAGTGCAGGCCGGGGTCGGCGAGCCGCAGCATGGCCTGTTCCCGTACGGCGAGCGCCACCGGCCGGCGTTCGGCCTCGTACGTGTCCAGCAGTTCCTCGCCGGCCCGGTCGGCGAGGACCAGGGCGAGTTTCCAGGCGAGGTTGTGCGAGTCCGCCACCCCGGTGTTCATCCCGAACGCCCCGACCGGCGGCACCACGTGCGCGGCGTCCCCGGCCAGGAGGACCCGGCCGACCCGGAACCGGTCGGCCACCGTCGCCTGCGCCTGCCACGGCAGGACGCTGACCACCTCCACCGGCAGGTCGGCCTGACCGACGGCGGTGCGGATCAGCTCCCGGCAGCGGGCCGGGGTGAACGCCTCGACCGGCTCGGTCGCCGGGTCGTGGTAGAAGTGGTAGATCCACTGGCGGTCGCCGTCCACCGGCAGCAGGCCGCCCGGGGCGTCCGGGTGGGTGACGTCGCAGACGATGAAGGTGTGGCCGCCGGTGATCGCCGCCAGGTCGCTCTCGAACAGCACGCTGATTACCGGTCGGCCCAGCGGCCCCGGGCCGGTGACGCCGACCCCGAGCCGCGAGCGGACCGCGCTGCGGGCCCCGTCCGCCGCGACCAGGTAGCGGGCCCGGACCGTGGTCGGCCCGGCCGGGCCGGTGAGGACGGCGGTCACCCCGGCGTCGTCCTGGGTGAACGACGTCAGCTCGGTGTCGAACTCGACGCTCGCCCCGTGCTCCCGCGCGGCCGTGAGCACCACCGTGTCGAGGCGGCTCTGCGGGCAGGTGCCCCGCAGATGCTGCGGGGTGACGTGGTCGACGTCGCGGGTACGCGGCGGCGCGGCGGCGCTCAGCGCGGCCAGGTCGGCCTCGGCCAGCGTCCGGGACGAGAACATCTGCAGGTTGCTGCCGGACATGTCCATGCAGACCGCGTCGACGGCGTCGGCGATGCCCGCCTCCCGCAACAGCTCCACGGTACGGGGGCCGATGCCCATGGCGCGTGGGTGCCGCAGCGGCGCGGGGTGCCGGTCCACGCACAGGGTCGACACCCCGTGCCGGGCGAGGAACAGCGCCGCGAAGAGGCCGACGGTGCTGCCTCCCACGACCAGAACCTCGACCTGCCTGCTACGCATTGGGGGCCCCTTCCGGGCGGAGTTGACGGGACGTGCCGCCCGGCCGGGCAGGCGGACGCCGTGACCGGGCGGGCGGTTTCGGGACCGGACAGGTGACGCCGCGGCCGGCGGGCGGTTCGGGGCCGGGCGGACGCCCTGGCCGGCGGACGGTCAGGCGGGGGTGGCGGCCCAGTCCGGGGTGTCCAGGATCTCGACGACCGCCGCGCCCCAGTTGAAGCCGTGGCCGCTGGCGGCCAGCACCACCCGGTCACCGGGCCGCACCTGGCCCTGCCGGACCAGGTGTTCCAGGCCGGCGAACTGGTCGCCGGCACCGAGGTGACCGATGGTGCGGCCCCAGTCCCAGGAGGTGCGGTCCCGCTCGACGCCCATCTCCTTGAGCACGCTCCACCAGCGCACGGTCAGGCCGATGTTGGGCAGCACCACCCGGGAGACGTCGTCCAGCTTCGTGTCCGCCTCCTCGAGGGCGGTCCGCATGCAGTCGCCGACGCCGCTGGCGATCCGGAGGGAGATCTGCTCCAGTTCGAGCATCCGGCCCCGCATGAACGCCTTCTTGCGCCGGCGCAGGTCCATCGGCTTGTCGCCGCTGTGCGCCGCGGTCTTGAAGCCGTCCCCCCGGTACATCTCCTCCAGGGTCGGGTCGGCGGTCAGCACGGTGGACAGCACCCGGGCGAAGCCGGGCCGCCGGGTGAGCACGGTCGCGGTCGCGCCGTCGCCCATCACCGTCCCGCTCTCGCTGCGGAAGCGGTCCCAACCGGGCTCGCCGAACCGGTCCGCGGTGGTGATCAGCACCGCCGAGTCGGGGTCGCAGTTGGACAGGTACGACACGGCCAGGCCGAGCGCGGCGGTGCCGCCGCTGCTCTTCTGGTCCACCTCGATCGACGGGGCGGCGCCGCCGATGGTGTACCGCTGGATGTAGGAGGCCGGGGTCCACATGTCCTGCCCCTGGAAGAAGAGGCTGGCGTGCAGCATGAGACGGATGTCGGCCGGGTCCACCGGGCAGCGGTCCATCGCCTGCCGGACGGCGGTCACCGCCATGTCGGCGGGGAACTCGTCCTCGGCCACCACGGCCCGGACAAGCCCGTTGGCGGTGTACTCGGCCTCGTCGTACCGACCGGCGGCGACCGCCTCGGCGAGGTCGACCGAGCGACCGAGGTGGACTCCGATCGACGCGATGTGGACGTCCTTCAGGCGCATGTCTCGATCCCGGTGGTCAGGACGGCGGGGAGCCCGCCGTGGGCGTGGAGGGAGGGGGTTGAGTCGGGCGCGGGCCGGTGACCCGTACGGTCACAGCCGGGCGCCGCCGGACGTCTCCAGCCGCTCGCCGGTGATCCAGCGGGCCTCGGCGGAGACGAGGAAGGCGACCACGTCGGCCACGTCGGCGGGTTCGCCGAGCCGGCCGACGGCGGGCTGGGCGGCGGCCTCGGCCCGCGCCTCGGGGCGCCCGCGCAGCCGGTCGCCGTGGAATTCGGTGTCGATCAGCCCCGGGGACACGGTGTTGACCGTGATCCCCCGGGGGCCGAGCTGTCTGGCCAGGTTGGGGGCGAGCATGTCCAGGGCGCCCTTGCTGATCGCGTACCCGAGGATCTCCGGATGGGCGACCCGGGTGGCCATCGAGGAGACGTTCACGATGCGACCGCCGTCCCGAAGCAGCGGCAGCGCCCGTTGCACGATGAAGACCGGGGCCTTCACGTTGACCGCGATCACCCGGTCGAACGCCTCCGGGGTAAGCTGGGAGACGTCGCCCCGGCAGCCGATGCCGGCGTTGTTGACCAGGACGTCGAGCCCGGTGTCGCCGGTGTGCTCGCGTAGCCCCTCGGTGAGGGCGGCGAACAGGGTGTCGACGTCTCCCGGCAGGCCCAGCTCGGCGCGGACCGGGAACGCCCGGCCGCCCCGTGCCACCACGGCGGCCACCGTCTCCTTGGCCGCCGTGTCGTCGGACGCGTAGTGCACCGCCACCGTCATGCCCCGGTCGCCGAGGCGTTCGGCGATGGCCCGGCCGATGCCCCGCCCCGCTCCGGTGACGAGCGCGGTGCGTGCTGGCATGCGTGTCATGGTGTCCTCGCTGGGTCGAAAGCGGGCGGGGCCGTGGGCCGCGGAGGTCAGTAGGTGGGCAGGCTCGGGTCGATCCGCTGGGCCCAGGCGATGATGCCGCCGCCGAGGTGCACGGCGTCCGGGTGGCCCTGGGCGCGCACCCTCGCGAGCGCCTCGGCGGACCGGATGCCCATCCGGCAGTAGAGCACCACCTTGCGGTCGGTCGGCAGGCTGGCGGCGGCGTCGCCGTCGAGGAACTCGCGCTTGGGGACGAGCACCGAGTCGGGCAGCCGGACCAGCGCGTGCTCGTCCGGTTCCCGGACGTCCACCAGGTGGACGGGGGCCGGCCCGTCGAGCAGGTCCCGCAGCTCCTCCACGGAGATGGTCCCGGTCCGGGCGGCCTCGGCGGCGGCCGGCGTGAGCAGCCCGAAGTAGGGCTCGTTGGCGGTGAGCTCGGTGGGCCGCCGGGTGTCGGCGCGGCGCGCCAGCGGGGTCACCGCGTACTCCCCGAGCGTCACGTCGTACGTCGTCACCCGCCCCACCAGGGGTTCGCCCTGGCCGGTGAGGAGCTTGACGGCCTCGGTCGCCATCGTCAGGGCGACCCAGTGGGCGAGCAGCCTGGACACCCCCTCCATGCCCCGGAAGTAGGGCCGGGGCGGGTCGGGGTACAGGTCCCGGTACGTGGGGCCGTGCTCCTCCCAGAACACGCCGACCGTGCCTTCCCGGCGGCCCAGACCGCCCCAGACGAACGGTTTGCCGAGGCGGGCGCAGACGTCGTCGACGAGGTAGCACAGGGCCGGGTCCTCGCTGGCGCACAACACCAGGTCGTACCCGTCGACGACGGTCAGCGCGTCGGCCGGGGTCAGCGGCGTGTCGTGCAGGACGGTGGCCAACCCGGGGTGACCGGTCCGGAGGTGGTCCTGCCAGGCGGCGCCTCGTGAGCGCGCGCCGGGCAGGTCCTCGTGGCCCCGGGCCGGGAGGTCCCACGGCTCCAGGGTCGCGTCGTCGACGATGCCCAACGTGCCGATCCCGGCGTCGGCGAGGAAGGTCAGCGCCGGAGCCTCCACCTCGTCCGCCCCGACGACCAGGACCCGGCTGTTGTTCATCCGCCGTTGGCCAGCAGAAGTGATATCGGGATGAATCAATTGGTGCGCCTGTCGTCGCACTTCAGAGTCACTGAGTCCGTCGCTCTGCTTCACGAGGGGTGGGAAAGGCATGGCGCTCCTGACTCTGCGGATGAGGTATGCCGGGGCAATCAGCTTCCCCGAGGAGCGCCGGGCGACCTTGGCGGCACCCGGGCGTGCCCATGCAACACTCCTGCACGTCGATCTGTCAAGGGGTTGTTAACTGCCTCTCCCGACGATAAACGTGCGCGGAAATCAGGAATCCCAACTCGCAGGAAACCGGCCACCAGCAGGGATCACAGCGGTCGCACCGAGGTCCGGGGCGGATCCATCAGGCCCTGCATGCGGGCCGCCACCATCCCGGCCTCGAACCGGGTGCTCACCCCGAGCCGCCGCAGCAGGGTGGAGATGATCCGCCGCAATGTGCGCGACGACACCTGCAACTCGCGGGCGATCATCGTGTCCGGCCGACCGCTGGCCCACAGCCGCAACACGACCAACTGCTGGCTGGTCAGCCGCGGCACCGACCCGACCAGCGTGGGGAAGGGCGGCGGCTCCACCCCGGGCGCCGCCGGCGGGTCACCACCGCCCGGGCCGCCGTCCGCGCCCTCCGCGGTGGACGACAGGAACTCGATGGTGCTGTCCCAGCAGAACTCGAAGACCCGGCGCAGCAGTCGGATGACGTCCGGCCGCCGGACCAGCAGCAGGTGGGTGACCGGGTCCACCGGCTCCGGCGACGACACCAGGGCGAGCCGGTCGTCCACCACCACCAGGCAGAACGGGATCAACGGCGCGCGCCGCACCTGGACCCCGGACCGGACGAGCCGCCGAACGTGGGCCAGCGTACGGACGCTGTCGCTGATCGGCGCCTGGTAGATCGTCCGGATCTCCACCCCCCGCTCCCGGGCGGCCCGGTTGCGGCCGAGGCCGTCGGTGAGCCCCGCGCGCAGGGACGTCGGATGCATCACCAGGATCTCCTCGGTGGCCAGCAGGGCCACCTTGTCCAGCACGTCGGCGATCTGGGCCTGGTCGGTCACCTCCTCGATGTCCGCCTTGTCGGTCTCGCTCGCCAACGCGCAGAGCGAGAGGGCGGAAAGCTGGGCGAGCGCGGAGCTGGTGCGCTCCGAGGCGGCCTGGAGCGTCTCGTGCTGTTGTCTCAGCAGCTGGACGAGCGCGCCCCAGGCACCGCTTCCGTCCAACCCGGTCTCTTTCGCTGTCACTGCTTCCCCCGGATCAGTGTGTCCGCCCATGGCCATGACCGCCACGGGCCACCAATAGATCTACATGAAATCGAAGTTGTGGGAAAAAATCTAGTTCGGGTTGCGTGCCCGGTCGGTCCGCTGAAAGACCGGCCCACTATCCCCCAAATGACCGGCAGCACTTGTCGACGATCGACATCGGGGGCACTTCCGCCAGGGTTCGCAATGACAGCGACCGGATCTGGGGCTGAGAAGAATGATGCGAGGAGTGAGCGGGTGAACGGATCCATGCACGTCATGAGCACCGGGCCATCCGTGCAGGACGGGACCCGGGAGGCCACCGCCACCGGCCCCGTCGGGCCCACGGCGGACGTCGCGCGCTTCTGGGACCGGATGCTGGTCTTCGCCGCCTCGGCCGACGAGGCCGAGCCGGCGCCGATCACCGTCCCCGCCGAGCTCACCCCGGTGCTGCGCCTGTTCGAGTCGGCCGGCGTCGGATCCCCGACAGGTGGCTGCTCGGCGCCCTCCGCGGGCGCGCTCTACCCGTACGAGCACTACGCGGTGGTGACCGGCGCGGACGGGCCGGCCGTCTACGCGCTGGACGCGGTGCGCCGCAACTGCCAACTGACGCGGGTCGGCGCGCCCGTGGCGCAGGCCGTGGAGGACGCCGGCCTGACCGTCCCGGCGGCCGGCGAGGCGCTGGTGCTCACGGTCGCCCGCCCCTGGCTGTCGATGCGCAAGTACGGCAACCGGGGCTACCTCTACACCCAGTTCGACACCGCCCACCTGGCGGTGCACCTGCTCTGTCTGGCCACCGAGTCCTGCGACCGGGCCGAGCTGCGCACCCACCTGCCCGACAGCGGACTGGCCAGCCTGTTGAACCTCGGCGCCACCTGCCGTTTCCTGCACAGCGTGCTGGTGCTCGGGGCCCGCCGGCCGGACGCCCCGCAGGTCGAGGCGGACACGTGGAGCTGCGTGGACGGCCGCAAGGCCGGCTCCGGCGACAAGCCCAGCTTCTGGCTGGAGGCGGAGTGCTGGCGGTCGGTTGACGCGTACCGGCCCCGGCGGCGGCCCACCGCCGGGCGGCCGGTACGCACCCGCCCCCTGCTGCCCGAGGTGGCCGCCGCGCCGCCGACGGACCTGACGACGGAGGCGGAGCCGCTGACCACCCTAGCCGCGCGCCGACGTTCGGCGAAGGACTTCGCCGCCACCCCGCTGGCCCGGTCCGCGCTCGCCCGGACGCTGGCCGCGTTGCGCACCCCGCTCGCCACCGACCTCGGGCACGACACCGGGCTCAGCGCCACCCTGGTCGCCCGCCGGGTCACCGGCTGCCCGCCCGGCAGCTACCCGCTGCACGGCGCCGGGCCGTGGGCCGACCACCGGACCACCCCGCCGGACGACGACGAGCTGGTCCGGGTGTGCATGGGCCAGTACCACCTGCGGCACGCGGCGGCCGTGGTGCTGCTGCACGCGCCGCGCGCCGAGTTGGTCCGGTCGGGTCCGCCCGGCCTCGACACCGTGCTGCTGCGCGCCGGCGCCCTGGCCCACCTGCTCTACCTCGGCGCGGCCGAGGCGCGGATCGGCGTCACCGCGATCGGCGGGTTCGACGCCGGCCGCTGGCGGGCGCTGGCCGGGATCCCCGCCGCCCACGAGGTCCTCTACGCGGTCCTGCTGGGCAACCCCGGGCCGGCCGCGGTGAAGCTCGACCGGCTGCACCCGGCCTACGCCCACAACGAGAGGTGATCCCCGTGCTGACCTCACTGATCTCCACGGCGCTGCGCGGCCACGGCGACCGGGTCGCGGTCACCGACCACCAGACGTCGTTGACGTACCGCGAGCTGGCCGCGCTGGCCGACACGACGGCCCGGGAGCTGACCGCCGTCCTGCCGTCGGCCGGCCCGGCCCGGGTCGGGCTGCTGGCCGGCAACTCCGCCGACTACGTGGTGCTGTACCTGGCGCTGCTGCGCGCCGGTTGCGTGCCCTTCCTGATCGACAGCACCAGCGGG
The sequence above is a segment of the Micromonospora sp. WMMD882 genome. Coding sequences within it:
- a CDS encoding acyl-CoA dehydrogenase family protein, which produces MPHVALTDHSAAAPQRRADEVHALLDLASELADKELAPRADDFEARAEFPRAVLRTLGRAGLLSLPYPVDYGGGGQSYETYLAVLEILARRWLCVAQSVNIHVLSCYGLAHHGSPEQRERLLPEMLGGDLLGANCVSEPEAGSDVSAIACRATREDGHWTVTGTKAWTSHAGQADFYNVFCRTGGPGVRGLSLLLADARLAGLHVQRPERKMGVRSSPTATVVFDGARVPADRMIGRPGKGFLIATGLFDRGRLGIAACAVGLATAALEHALAYARSRQQFGQPVAEFQGVSFLLADISTQLAAARALVREAARALDAGADPNHVTAMAARAKLFATDTAMRATTDAVQILGGYGYVQDHPVERWMREAKLLQLIEGTNQIQRVVIARNL
- a CDS encoding FAD-dependent monooxygenase, whose product is MRSRQVEVLVVGGSTVGLFAALFLARHGVSTLCVDRHPAPLRHPRAMGIGPRTVELLREAGIADAVDAVCMDMSGSNLQMFSSRTLAEADLAALSAAAPPRTRDVDHVTPQHLRGTCPQSRLDTVVLTAAREHGASVEFDTELTSFTQDDAGVTAVLTGPAGPTTVRARYLVAADGARSAVRSRLGVGVTGPGPLGRPVISVLFESDLAAITGGHTFIVCDVTHPDAPGGLLPVDGDRQWIYHFYHDPATEPVEAFTPARCRELIRTAVGQADLPVEVVSVLPWQAQATVADRFRVGRVLLAGDAAHVVPPVGAFGMNTGVADSHNLAWKLALVLADRAGEELLDTYEAERRPVALAVREQAMLRLADPGLHWARGAEGAARRAAAGAVNAPVVHLGYRYDSAAVVNPQPTPPSTEDVGRALDGAPGSRLPHGWLAPAGRRVSSLDLVAGRFTLFTGADGTAWWAAAAEAAHWFPVGLQAYRVGPGREVADPDGWTTTVGIGDHGALLVRPDGFVAWRATTADPDPAGALRDALAALLHGTPTPGGARVGPPKPDAARGGPPTPGAGRGTSTLSAGRAGTR
- a CDS encoding ketoacyl-ACP synthase III family protein; this encodes MRLKDVHIASIGVHLGRSVDLAEAVAAGRYDEAEYTANGLVRAVVAEDEFPADMAVTAVRQAMDRCPVDPADIRLMLHASLFFQGQDMWTPASYIQRYTIGGAAPSIEVDQKSSGGTAALGLAVSYLSNCDPDSAVLITTADRFGEPGWDRFRSESGTVMGDGATATVLTRRPGFARVLSTVLTADPTLEEMYRGDGFKTAAHSGDKPMDLRRRKKAFMRGRMLELEQISLRIASGVGDCMRTALEEADTKLDDVSRVVLPNIGLTVRWWSVLKEMGVERDRTSWDWGRTIGHLGAGDQFAGLEHLVRQGQVRPGDRVVLAASGHGFNWGAAVVEILDTPDWAATPA
- a CDS encoding SDR family oxidoreductase gives rise to the protein MPARTALVTGAGRGIGRAIAERLGDRGMTVAVHYASDDTAAKETVAAVVARGGRAFPVRAELGLPGDVDTLFAALTEGLREHTGDTGLDVLVNNAGIGCRGDVSQLTPEAFDRVIAVNVKAPVFIVQRALPLLRDGGRIVNVSSMATRVAHPEILGYAISKGALDMLAPNLARQLGPRGITVNTVSPGLIDTEFHGDRLRGRPEARAEAAAQPAVGRLGEPADVADVVAFLVSAEARWITGERLETSGGARL
- a CDS encoding ThiF family adenylyltransferase; translated protein: MPFPPLVKQSDGLSDSEVRRQAHQLIHPDITSAGQRRMNNSRVLVVGADEVEAPALTFLADAGIGTLGIVDDATLEPWDLPARGHEDLPGARSRGAAWQDHLRTGHPGLATVLHDTPLTPADALTVVDGYDLVLCASEDPALCYLVDDVCARLGKPFVWGGLGRREGTVGVFWEEHGPTYRDLYPDPPRPYFRGMEGVSRLLAHWVALTMATEAVKLLTGQGEPLVGRVTTYDVTLGEYAVTPLARRADTRRPTELTANEPYFGLLTPAAAEAARTGTISVEELRDLLDGPAPVHLVDVREPDEHALVRLPDSVLVPKREFLDGDAAASLPTDRKVVLYCRMGIRSAEALARVRAQGHPDAVHLGGGIIAWAQRIDPSLPTY
- a CDS encoding LuxR C-terminal-related transcriptional regulator — translated: MDGSGAWGALVQLLRQQHETLQAASERTSSALAQLSALSLCALASETDKADIEEVTDQAQIADVLDKVALLATEEILVMHPTSLRAGLTDGLGRNRAARERGVEIRTIYQAPISDSVRTLAHVRRLVRSGVQVRRAPLIPFCLVVVDDRLALVSSPEPVDPVTHLLLVRRPDVIRLLRRVFEFCWDSTIEFLSSTAEGADGGPGGGDPPAAPGVEPPPFPTLVGSVPRLTSQQLVVLRLWASGRPDTMIARELQVSSRTLRRIISTLLRRLGVSTRFEAGMVAARMQGLMDPPRTSVRPL
- a CDS encoding nitroreductase family protein, with the translated sequence MNGSMHVMSTGPSVQDGTREATATGPVGPTADVARFWDRMLVFAASADEAEPAPITVPAELTPVLRLFESAGVGSPTGGCSAPSAGALYPYEHYAVVTGADGPAVYALDAVRRNCQLTRVGAPVAQAVEDAGLTVPAAGEALVLTVARPWLSMRKYGNRGYLYTQFDTAHLAVHLLCLATESCDRAELRTHLPDSGLASLLNLGATCRFLHSVLVLGARRPDAPQVEADTWSCVDGRKAGSGDKPSFWLEAECWRSVDAYRPRRRPTAGRPVRTRPLLPEVAAAPPTDLTTEAEPLTTLAARRRSAKDFAATPLARSALARTLAALRTPLATDLGHDTGLSATLVARRVTGCPPGSYPLHGAGPWADHRTTPPDDDELVRVCMGQYHLRHAAAVVLLHAPRAELVRSGPPGLDTVLLRAGALAHLLYLGAAEARIGVTAIGGFDAGRWRALAGIPAAHEVLYAVLLGNPGPAAVKLDRLHPAYAHNER